The Chitinophagales bacterium genomic sequence TGTACCTACTGCAGGCTACGAAGAGTTTACTGATGAGAATTACGATGCAGGTGTTGCTTACATCAAACAACACAGCTTGCCTATCGTGCTGAAAGCCGATGGACTGGCTGCGGGCAAGGGTGTGGTTATAGCTCAAAGTACAGAAGAAGCACTGACCACCTTCAACTCCATGATAAAAGAAGCACGCTTCGGCGATGCGAGTAAGAAAGTAGTTATAGAAGAGTTCCTGGATGGTATTGAATTATCTGTATTTGTGTTGACTGACGGCACGAATTATGTTCGCCTGCCGGAAGCAAAAGACTATAAGCGCATCGGCGTGGGTGATTCTGGTCCTAACACCGGCGGTATGGGTGCCGTTTCCCCTGTACCCTTTGCGGATGATGCCTTCATGCAAAAGATAACAGAGCGTATCATAGACCCGACAGTAAAAGGACTGAAAGAAGAAAGGTTGACCTACCAGGGTTTCATATTCTTTGGCTTGATAAAAGTGAATGGTGAGCCATATGTAATAGAATACAACTGCCGTATGGGCGACCCGGAAACGGAAGTAGTGATACCAAGGCTGGAGAACGACCTGGTAGAACTGATAGTACTGATGCACAACGGCAAACTGAATGAAGCTGCTGCTAAATTTAAGGCTGAAGCTGCATGTACGGTCATGCTGGTATCAGAGGGATACCCTGACAGCTATGCCAAAGGCAAAGTAATGACAGGATTTGAAAATGTGAAAGACAGCATGCTGCTACATGCAGGCACTATCATCAAAGACGGCCATGTTGTTACCAACGGGGGACGCGTGCTGGCAATTACATCATATGGAAAGAATATTGCTGACGCACTGGCAACATCTTATGCCAATGCTGAGCAAATAAACTACCAAGGCAAATTTTACCGTTCAGATATCGGTCACGAGTTCAAATAAAAAAGAAGGGCCTTACTATCGTACTGCCTTTCTTTTTTGAGCTATTACTATTATAGAATCCTGCTCTTCCATCTCTTTGTACAATTCTATTTTCAGAATATCGAAATATTGTGCAAACCTACCTGTCAGATCCTCTATAGTATGGTTGTTTACGTACATCGTGTCATAATATTCCTCTCCTTCCCCCGCCCAGAATGAGTGACATACAACCCCTCTGTCGTTTAGTATTTTATATTGGCACATCAAAGAGTTGTCCAGTTCTTCATCAGTTAAATGATGAAGCACCTTATTGCTGTACACCGCATCAAATTTTCTT encodes the following:
- the purD gene encoding phosphoribosylamine--glycine ligase, yielding MSAYNILLLGAGGRECTLAWKLSQSKLCKELFIAPGNAGTAQYGSNLNIPVTDFEELKRVCIEDKIDILVPGPEDPLVAGIYDFFKNDPELQHIMVAGPSAAGAQLEGSKAFSKRFMQRHNVPTAGYEEFTDENYDAGVAYIKQHSLPIVLKADGLAAGKGVVIAQSTEEALTTFNSMIKEARFGDASKKVVIEEFLDGIELSVFVLTDGTNYVRLPEAKDYKRIGVGDSGPNTGGMGAVSPVPFADDAFMQKITERIIDPTVKGLKEERLTYQGFIFFGLIKVNGEPYVIEYNCRMGDPETEVVIPRLENDLVELIVLMHNGKLNEAAAKFKAEAACTVMLVSEGYPDSYAKGKVMTGFENVKDSMLLHAGTIIKDGHVVTNGGRVLAITSYGKNIADALATSYANAEQINYQGKFYRSDIGHEFK
- a CDS encoding class I SAM-dependent methyltransferase is translated as MSKGYYHSKESVDEYISLAKGYDGSFLIKLMKNYLKEGASILELGSGPGKDVALLNQYYNVTGSDYSEEFLSRLAIQYPDNDFFHANAADIDTARKFDAVYSNKVLHHLTDEELDNSLMCQYKILNDRGVVCHSFWAGEGEEYYDTMYVNNHTIEDLTGRFAQYFDILKIELYKEMEEQDSIIVIAQKRKAVR